GTGTGCTCCCGGCCGTTCAGCACGACGGTCATGGCGCCCCGGTGCACGAAGAACGTCTCGTCGTGGCCCGGGTGGTGGTGCTCCGCGATCTCGCCCCCGGGCGCGATCCGCATGATGCGGGAGACCAGGGTGGGGCTCTCGTGGAGCACCGTCGTGGCGACCGTCCCCGCCGCGGGCACATCGGCCGTCGCGACGTTCAGCACGCGGACTCCGGTGCCGGCCGGCGCGTCGCCGGGGGACGGGAGCGCGGTGGGAGCGGTCGCCGCAGGGGGGA
Above is a genomic segment from Longimicrobiaceae bacterium containing:
- a CDS encoding cupin domain-containing protein, producing MPRRLPLLVLLASLAACGGPVPPAATAPTALPSPGDAPAGTGVRVLNVATADVPAAGTVATTVLHESPTLVSRIMRIAPGGEIAEHHHPGHDETFFVHRGAMTVVLNGREHTARAGDVVHIPAGTVIVGRNPGAEEAVVVVAFAANGRGGPLTVPGAPHH